The window GCGGGACAGGAAGTCGAGAAACGCGTGCAAGGTCCGCAGCCACCCAGGTCGAGGTCGCCCGACGATAGGTCGCTCCGAACGATGAAGGAAGCGCGACCGTTTCGACCGGGTGTGGCCCCGCTGCCTGCCGCTCGTCGAACCGAGTGACGAACCCACGAGTTGTATCGGGGCGTGTATGGATCCCCGCGGCCCGGTGCCGCCCCGCGCGCGGCGGTCCGGGCTTGCAAGGCTCCGGACCGTCTGATACAAAAAACCAAGTCATAATTATTTGCGTCAGCCGACTCGGCGGAACGCGACACGGGGAGGGACGCGGATGTCGTTGTCCAACGACGTGATGCTTGAGATGCAGCGGCGCATGCTGCGCATCCGCCTGTTCGACGAGCGGGCATCCAAGATGCTGAAGCGGGGCCAGATCCCCGGCACGATCCACACGAGCATCGGCCAGGAGGCCCAGGTGGTCGGCGCCTGCATGGCGCTCGACAAGCACGACAACATGACCGGCAACCACCGCAGCCACGGCCACCCGATCGGCAAGGGCTCGGCGCTGGGCCCGCTGATGGCAGAGCTGGTCGGCAAGGGCACCGGCGTGTGCAAGGGCAAGGGCGGCTCGCTCCACCTCGCCGACTTCGCGGTGGGCAGCCTCGGCGAGTCCGGCATCACCGGCTCCTCCATCCCGATCGCGGTCGGCGCGGCGCTGTCCGCCCAGGTGCTCGGCGACGGCCGCGTGGGGCTGTGCTTCTTCGGCGACGGCGCCGCCAACCAGGGCGTGCTCTACGAGTCCATGAACCTGGCCTCGGCCTACAAGCTGCCCGTCATCTTCCTCTGCGAGAACAACCACTACGCCCTGTCGACCCCCGCTCACACGGTGACGGGCGGACGCATCTGGGAGCGCGCCGCGGGCTTCGGCATGCCGGGGGTCTGCGTCGAGGACGGGCAGGACGTGCTGGCGGTCTACGAGGCCGTGAAGGCCGCCGTGGACCGCGCGCGGGCCGGCGAGGGGCCGACCCTGGTCGAGGTGATGACCTACCGCTTCCGCGAGCACGCCGAGGGGCTGCGCCTCAACGTCGACTACCGCAACGCCGACGAGCGCGAGCGCTGGACGAGCCGCGACCCCATCGCGCTGTTCCGTGCCGTGCTGATCGACCGCGGCGTCGCCGACGCGGCCGCCATGGACGCCATGGAGGCCGACATCGCCCGCGAGGTCGACGACTGCGTGAAGTTCTCCGACGCGAGCCCCTATCCGGACGCCAAGGTCGCCTTCGAGCACCTCTACACGGATGCCTACGAGACGGAGGCGCTGCAGTGACCGTGATGACCTACATCGCCGCGATCGGCGCGGCGCAGCGCGAGGCCATGGTGGCCGACAAGCGCGTAATCGTGATCGGCGAGGACGTCGAGGCCAACGTCTACGGCACGACCGGCGGCTCGAAGTCCCGCGCCGAGAAGGGCGACTTCGTGCAGGAGTTCGGCCGCAACCGCGTGCGCAACACGCCGATCTCCGAGGAGGCTATCGTGGGCGCCTCGATCGGCGCCGCCATGACGGGGCTGCGCCCCATCGTCGACCTGTCCTACTCGTCGTTCCTGTACATGGCGATGGACCAGCTCGTGAACCAGGCGGCCAAGAACCGCTACATGTTCGGCGGCCAGGGCTCGATCCCGATCGTGTTCCGCTCGGCCATGTTCTACGGGCTGAACACCGGCGCGCACCATTCGGACCGCCCCTATCCGATGTTCATGAATGTGCCGGGCCTCAAGGTCCTGGTGCCCGCCTCCGCCGCCGACGCCAAGGGGCTGCTGCGCCAGGCCGTCGACAGCGACGACCCCGTGCTGATCTTCGAATCCGTGCCGCTGTGGGGCTCGAAGGAAGAGGTCGACGAGAGCGAGTACCGCATCCCCTTCGGGGTCGCGCGCGTGCGCCGCGAGGGCACGGACGTCACCATCGTGGGCATCTCCGGCTCGGTGCCGCAGGCCGTCAAGGCGGCCGAGGCGCTGGCCGAGCAGGGCATCTCGGCCGAGGTGATCGACCCGCGCACGCTGGTGCCGCTCGACACCAGGACCATCCTCGAATCCGTCCGCAAGACGGGGCGCCTCGTCATCGCCGAACCGGCGCACCGCACCTGCGGGGCCGCGGCCGAGATCTCGGCCATCGTGGCCGAGCAGGCCTTCGACGCCCTGCGCGCGCCGATCCGGCGCGTCACCGCGCCGGACATGCAGATCCCCTTCAGCCCCGCGCTCGAGGCGGGGTTCTACCCGACCGCCGACAAGATCGTGGCGGTGACCCGCACCATCTGCGGCAACAACGCCCCCACCGATCTGTGATCACCCCTTTCAACGGAGTCCGACCATGAAAGTCGAAGTGTTGCTGCCTCAGTGGGGCATGGGCATGAGCGAGGGCACCGTCACGGCCTGGAAGATCAAGGTCGGCGACAAGGTCAACGAGGGCGACGTGCTCGCCGAGATCGAGACCGAGAAGGTGACCCAGGAGCTGGAGTCGCCGGCCAGCGGCACGATCAGGGAGATCCTGGTCGAGGAAAGCCAGGAGGCCAAGGTCCGCACGGCGCTCGCGATCATCGAATCCGACGACTGACCCCGGCCCGGCCGCACGGGCCGGAGGGGGCGAACCCGCGCGGCGCGCGAGCGAGGGCCGCCCTCGCGCCGCGGGACGATCGAGACGGCCGGCGAACGGCCGCAGGCGGCACCCCGGCCGGGGTGCCGGCCCGACCGAACGGAGGGGGAGGGACGCGGATGCCAGCGACGACGGAAGGGCGCACGGGAGATCTCGGCGGGTCGACGCCGCCCGCGCCCAACGAGATCTTCGACGTGATCGTGGTCGGGGCCGGCATCAACGGCACCGGCACGGCGCGCGACGCGGCGGCCCGCGGCCTGCGCGTCGCCCTGGTGGAGCGCGAGGACGTCGGCTCCGGCACCTCCAACTATTCGGGCCGGCTGGTGCACGGGGGGCTGCGCTACCTGGAGCAGGGCGACGTGCGCCTCGTGCGCGAGTCCCTGCGCGAGCGCGAGCGCCTGTTCCGGCTGGCGCCCCACCTCGTCAAGCCCGTGCCGCTCATGATGCCTTTCTACCGGCACAACAAGCGCTCGAAATGGGCCATCCGCGCCGCCATGCTGGCCTATGACGCGCTGTCCTTCGACAAGTCGACGAACTCGCACTTCGTGCTGTCGCGCGAGGAGACGATCAAGCGCAGCCCCGGCATCAACCAGGACGGCCTCGAAGGCTCGGCCATCTTCATGGACGGGCAGGTCGTGTGGTCGGAGCGGCTCTGCGTCGAGGTCGCGCTCGCGGCCCGCGCCGACGGCGTGAAGATCTACACCCACGCGGAGGTCGACGGGCTGATCAGCGACGGCCAGACCGTGAAGGGCATCCGCTACACGGACCGCATCACCGGCGAGCGGCACGCGCTCGGGGCCCGCGTGGTCGTCAACGCGGCGGGGCCATGGGTCGACGCCGTGCTGGCCAGCGACGAGCGCATCACCCAGCGCTTCATCGGCGGCACCAAGGGCAGCCACCTCATCGTCCGGCCCTTCCCGGGCGCGCCGACCGACGTCGTCTACTACGAGTCCCACAAGGACGGCCGCCTCGTGCTGGTCATCCCCTGGGGCGACCAGATCATGATCGGCACGACCGATTCCCGCTACGACGGCGACCCGTCCGAGGCGCGGGCGGACCGGAGCGAGGTCGAATACCTGTTCGGCGAGGTGAACCGGCTGGTGCCCGGAGCCAAGCTCACGGAGGACGACATCCTCTACACCTACGCCGGCGTGCGCCCGCTGCCCTTCGTGCCCGACAAGTCCGAGTGGAACGTGTCGCGCTCCCACGTCATCAAGGACCACGCGCCCGAGCACCGCGGCCTCCTGTCCCTGATCGGCGGCAAGCTGACCACCTACCGCTCGCTCGCCGAGGAGGCGACCGACGAGGTGTTTAAGCAGCTCGGCGCCAAGCCGCCGCGCTGCCTGACGACCGGCATGCCCTTCCCGGGCGCCCGCGTGCAGAACTGGGCGAGGTTCACGGACGACCTCGTCGCCACGAGCGGCGTCGCCCGCCCCGTGGTCGAGCGGCTGGTGGGCATCTACGGCTCCCGCGCCGGCGACGTGCTCGCGGTGGGGCGCGACGATCCCTCGCTGCTGGAGCCGCTCGGCCCCGACAGCACCTGCATCGGCGCCGAGGTGGTCTTCACCTGGGACAACGAGTTCTGCCGCACGCTGCACGACGTGCTGCTCCGGCGCACCATGATCGTCCACACCGCCGACAACGGCGCGGGCGTGGTCGACCGCGCGGCCGACATCCTGGCTAGGCACCTCGGCTGGGGCGCGAACCGCCGCGACAGCGAGGTGGCGGACTACAAGCGCTACATCGAGCGCTTCGCCAAGCCCGAGCCGGCCCCGGCCGCGCACGCCGCCTGACAGACCCGCCGGGCGCGCCCGGCGACCACCACAGCGAGAACACGAGGGAAGGAAGAACCGATGAAGCTGCTCGATCCCCACGCCACCATCGAGGCCGCGCGCCAGGGCGGATACGCGGTCGGCGCCTACAACATGCACAACGAGGAGACCTGCGAGGCGCTGCTGATGGCCGCCGAGGAGGCCGATTCGCCGGTGATCCTGCAGGTCGGCCGCGCCATCATCCCGCACTGGGGCGTCGCGCGCTCCTTCGAGATGACGAAGCGCCTCGCCGAGAAGTCCGGCGCCGAGGTGATCTTCCACCTCGACCACGGCAGCTGGGACGAGGTCCACGAGGCCATCAAGCTC is drawn from Lichenibacterium dinghuense and contains these coding sequences:
- a CDS encoding glycerol-3-phosphate dehydrogenase/oxidase, yielding MPATTEGRTGDLGGSTPPAPNEIFDVIVVGAGINGTGTARDAAARGLRVALVEREDVGSGTSNYSGRLVHGGLRYLEQGDVRLVRESLRERERLFRLAPHLVKPVPLMMPFYRHNKRSKWAIRAAMLAYDALSFDKSTNSHFVLSREETIKRSPGINQDGLEGSAIFMDGQVVWSERLCVEVALAARADGVKIYTHAEVDGLISDGQTVKGIRYTDRITGERHALGARVVVNAAGPWVDAVLASDERITQRFIGGTKGSHLIVRPFPGAPTDVVYYESHKDGRLVLVIPWGDQIMIGTTDSRYDGDPSEARADRSEVEYLFGEVNRLVPGAKLTEDDILYTYAGVRPLPFVPDKSEWNVSRSHVIKDHAPEHRGLLSLIGGKLTTYRSLAEEATDEVFKQLGAKPPRCLTTGMPFPGARVQNWARFTDDLVATSGVARPVVERLVGIYGSRAGDVLAVGRDDPSLLEPLGPDSTCIGAEVVFTWDNEFCRTLHDVLLRRTMIVHTADNGAGVVDRAADILARHLGWGANRRDSEVADYKRYIERFAKPEPAPAAHAA
- a CDS encoding thiamine pyrophosphate-dependent dehydrogenase E1 component subunit alpha is translated as MSLSNDVMLEMQRRMLRIRLFDERASKMLKRGQIPGTIHTSIGQEAQVVGACMALDKHDNMTGNHRSHGHPIGKGSALGPLMAELVGKGTGVCKGKGGSLHLADFAVGSLGESGITGSSIPIAVGAALSAQVLGDGRVGLCFFGDGAANQGVLYESMNLASAYKLPVIFLCENNHYALSTPAHTVTGGRIWERAAGFGMPGVCVEDGQDVLAVYEAVKAAVDRARAGEGPTLVEVMTYRFREHAEGLRLNVDYRNADERERWTSRDPIALFRAVLIDRGVADAAAMDAMEADIAREVDDCVKFSDASPYPDAKVAFEHLYTDAYETEALQ
- a CDS encoding biotin/lipoyl-containing protein, producing MKVEVLLPQWGMGMSEGTVTAWKIKVGDKVNEGDVLAEIETEKVTQELESPASGTIREILVEESQEAKVRTALAIIESDD
- a CDS encoding alpha-ketoacid dehydrogenase subunit beta, yielding MTYIAAIGAAQREAMVADKRVIVIGEDVEANVYGTTGGSKSRAEKGDFVQEFGRNRVRNTPISEEAIVGASIGAAMTGLRPIVDLSYSSFLYMAMDQLVNQAAKNRYMFGGQGSIPIVFRSAMFYGLNTGAHHSDRPYPMFMNVPGLKVLVPASAADAKGLLRQAVDSDDPVLIFESVPLWGSKEEVDESEYRIPFGVARVRREGTDVTIVGISGSVPQAVKAAEALAEQGISAEVIDPRTLVPLDTRTILESVRKTGRLVIAEPAHRTCGAAAEISAIVAEQAFDALRAPIRRVTAPDMQIPFSPALEAGFYPTADKIVAVTRTICGNNAPTDL